One region of Ahniella affigens genomic DNA includes:
- a CDS encoding protein kinase yields MAGLPGYRIMARLAVAAPAALTRPSATSKAPQAVAIKLLGASTVSREEHRSFLNEHLVLSHLPHPNISTLLNGSIAAGRPYLVMDLIRGQPID; encoded by the coding sequence GTGGCGGGGCTGCCGGGCTATCGGATCATGGCAAGATTGGCCGTGGCGGCTCCAGCAGCACTTACGAGGCCGAGCGCAACATCCAAGGCGCCGCAGGCAGTCGCGATCAAGCTGCTTGGCGCAAGCACGGTCAGTCGCGAGGAACACCGAAGCTTTCTGAACGAGCACCTGGTGCTATCGCACTTGCCGCATCCGAATATCTCGACCTTGCTCAATGGCAGTATCGCCGCCGGTCGACCGTATCTGGTGATGGACTTGATTCGCGGACAACCCATTGACTAG
- a CDS encoding ComEA family DNA-binding protein: MNLLKTALFAALIGLSNLALAAININTASTTELETLNGVGAAKAKAIVEYREKHGPFKSVDQLAEVKGIGEKLVEKNRANLTTAAGK; encoded by the coding sequence ATGAATCTGCTCAAGACCGCTCTGTTCGCCGCCCTCATTGGCCTGTCCAACCTGGCGCTGGCGGCGATCAACATCAATACTGCCAGCACCACCGAATTGGAGACGCTGAATGGCGTCGGTGCCGCCAAGGCCAAGGCCATTGTCGAATACCGCGAGAAGCACGGTCCGTTCAAGTCGGTGGATCAGCTCGCCGAAGTCAAAGGCATCGGCGAGAAACTCGTCGAGAAGAACCGCGCGAATCTGACGACCGCGGCTGGCAAGTAA
- the lpdA gene encoding dihydrolipoyl dehydrogenase — MSNRVAIKVPDLGGNQDIPVIELLVQVGDSVKKDQGLFTLESDKATMEVPAPMAGTIVALNVKIGDKLSEGNVVGEIEIASAAAAPAPAKPVAAAAPANVPAPTPATTSTPTSNAAPAPQAAAATGRQPDLTCQVLVLGAGPGGYTAAFRAADLDQQVVLVERYEQLGGVCLNVGCIPSKALLHAAKVIDEASHASDFGVSFGAPSIDLDKLRAYKEKVVGGLSNGLAGMAKQRKVTRVTGVGKFVSPNEVEVTTADSTKLVRFEKAIIAVGSQPVKLPGLPWGDPRLMDSTDALMLKDIPKKLLVVGGGIIGLEMACVYQALGTDVTVVELMDQLMPGTDLDLVKPLQARINKRYAGIHLKTKVTGIEALPEGLRATFEGDKAPAPAVFDRVLVSIGRSPNGKKINAEAAGVQVSDRGFIAVDKQMRTNVPHIFAIGDVVGNPMLAHKATHEAKVAAEVAAGLAHEFVARVIPSVAYTDPEVAWVGLTENEAKQKGIAYDVGKFPWAASGRAIGIGRTEGFTKMLYDPATHRVLGVGIVGPHAGDLISEAALAIEMQTEIGDIGLTIHPHPTLGETVGMAAEVCEGTVTDLYVPKKKKQ, encoded by the coding sequence ATGTCGAATCGCGTTGCAATCAAAGTTCCGGATCTCGGTGGCAACCAGGACATTCCGGTGATCGAACTGTTGGTCCAGGTGGGCGACTCGGTCAAGAAAGACCAGGGTCTGTTCACGCTCGAATCGGACAAGGCGACGATGGAAGTGCCCGCGCCGATGGCCGGCACCATTGTCGCGTTGAACGTCAAGATCGGCGACAAATTGTCGGAAGGCAATGTGGTGGGTGAGATTGAAATCGCCAGCGCTGCAGCGGCACCGGCACCCGCCAAGCCCGTTGCGGCAGCGGCGCCTGCCAACGTTCCGGCACCGACACCCGCAACCACTTCCACGCCAACCTCGAATGCGGCCCCGGCGCCGCAAGCGGCAGCGGCAACAGGTCGGCAGCCTGATCTGACGTGCCAGGTGCTCGTGCTGGGCGCGGGACCCGGCGGCTACACGGCGGCGTTTCGTGCGGCTGACCTCGATCAGCAGGTCGTGCTCGTCGAGCGCTACGAGCAGCTCGGCGGCGTGTGCCTCAATGTCGGCTGTATTCCGTCGAAGGCGCTGCTGCATGCAGCGAAGGTTATCGACGAGGCGAGTCACGCGAGCGATTTCGGCGTCAGCTTTGGCGCTCCCAGTATCGATCTCGACAAACTGCGTGCGTACAAAGAGAAAGTGGTCGGCGGCCTCAGCAATGGTCTCGCGGGCATGGCCAAGCAGCGTAAGGTCACACGCGTCACCGGTGTGGGCAAGTTTGTGTCGCCGAACGAAGTCGAAGTCACCACGGCCGACAGCACCAAACTCGTGCGCTTCGAGAAAGCGATCATCGCGGTCGGCTCGCAGCCGGTGAAGCTACCGGGCCTGCCCTGGGGCGATCCGCGTCTGATGGATTCAACCGACGCGCTCATGCTGAAGGACATTCCGAAAAAGTTGCTCGTCGTCGGCGGTGGCATCATTGGCCTGGAAATGGCCTGTGTGTATCAGGCACTCGGCACCGACGTTACCGTGGTCGAATTGATGGATCAGCTGATGCCAGGTACCGATCTCGATCTGGTCAAGCCCCTGCAGGCGCGCATTAACAAGCGCTATGCCGGTATTCATTTGAAGACCAAAGTCACGGGCATTGAAGCGCTGCCGGAAGGTCTGCGTGCGACGTTCGAGGGCGATAAAGCGCCCGCGCCAGCCGTGTTTGACCGCGTGCTGGTGTCGATTGGCCGCAGCCCGAATGGCAAGAAGATCAACGCCGAAGCCGCTGGTGTGCAAGTCAGCGATCGTGGTTTCATTGCCGTCGACAAGCAAATGCGTACGAATGTGCCGCACATCTTTGCGATTGGCGATGTGGTCGGGAATCCGATGCTCGCGCACAAGGCGACACACGAGGCGAAGGTCGCCGCCGAAGTGGCGGCAGGATTGGCGCATGAATTCGTCGCGCGCGTCATTCCGAGTGTGGCGTACACCGATCCGGAAGTAGCGTGGGTGGGGCTCACCGAGAACGAAGCCAAGCAGAAAGGGATCGCCTACGACGTCGGCAAGTTTCCGTGGGCCGCCTCAGGTCGCGCGATTGGCATCGGCCGCACCGAAGGCTTCACCAAAATGCTCTACGACCCGGCAACTCACCGCGTACTCGGCGTTGGCATTGTCGGGCCGCATGCAGGTGATCTGATCAGTGAAGCGGCGTTGGCCATTGAGATGCAGACCGAAATCGGCGATATCGGATTGACGATCCATCCGCATCCGACACTGGGCGAAACCGTCGGCATGGCTGCCGAAGTCTGCGAAGGCACGGTGACCGATCTCTACGTGCCAAAGAAAAAGAAGCAGTAG
- the aceF gene encoding dihydrolipoyllysine-residue acetyltransferase — protein sequence MSNACRVFRRHRKLHNRSSTAGGLMAQTIEAKVPDIGANKDIPIIELLVKVGDTVSKDQGLVTLESDKATMEVPAPAAGVVKALSVQLGDKVSEGSLVAIIEAADAAAQKPVAAPAATPAAPPAVAAPAPVEMPAALPAPAVTAPKPAPAVANEAALAAGLPYASPAVRQFARELGVDLAQVGGSGRKSRITREDVQNFVKQALSAPRAAASAPAGGGGAGLNLLPWPNVDFNKFGPTESKSLSRIKKISGANLARNWVMIPHVTQFDEADITDLEAFRVQLNKENEKSGLKLTMLAFLLKASVAALKKFPDFNASLDASGENLILKQYFHLGFAADTPNGLVVPVIRDVDQKGVLQIAKETSELAAKARDGKLGPADMQGGCFSISSLGGIGGTAFTPIINAPEVAILGVSKSSHKPHWNGSAFEPKLMLPLSLSYDHRVIDGAAAARFTAYLAQVLADFRRVML from the coding sequence ATTTCAAACGCTTGTCGGGTGTTCAGGCGGCATCGGAAGCTTCACAATAGGAGTTCGACTGCCGGAGGGCTTATGGCGCAAACGATTGAAGCGAAGGTGCCCGATATTGGTGCCAACAAGGACATTCCCATCATCGAATTGCTGGTCAAGGTTGGCGATACGGTGAGCAAAGACCAGGGCCTGGTGACGCTGGAATCGGACAAGGCGACGATGGAAGTGCCGGCTCCGGCCGCCGGTGTCGTCAAAGCGCTGAGCGTGCAGCTTGGCGACAAGGTTTCTGAGGGCAGTCTGGTCGCGATCATTGAAGCGGCCGATGCGGCCGCGCAAAAACCGGTGGCCGCGCCAGCGGCGACGCCCGCTGCGCCCCCCGCTGTCGCCGCACCTGCGCCCGTGGAGATGCCTGCTGCTCTGCCGGCGCCAGCGGTTACCGCGCCGAAACCGGCGCCGGCGGTCGCGAACGAGGCGGCACTCGCTGCCGGGCTCCCCTATGCCAGCCCTGCAGTACGTCAGTTCGCGCGCGAACTCGGCGTGGACTTGGCGCAGGTGGGTGGCTCGGGACGCAAGAGTCGCATTACGCGCGAGGACGTCCAGAATTTCGTCAAGCAGGCGCTCTCAGCGCCGCGCGCGGCCGCATCGGCGCCTGCTGGCGGCGGCGGCGCGGGACTCAACTTGCTGCCTTGGCCGAACGTCGATTTCAACAAGTTTGGTCCCACCGAGAGCAAATCGCTGTCACGCATCAAGAAGATTTCGGGTGCGAATCTGGCGCGCAACTGGGTGATGATTCCGCACGTGACGCAGTTCGATGAGGCCGACATTACGGACCTCGAAGCGTTTCGTGTGCAGTTGAACAAAGAGAACGAGAAGTCCGGGCTCAAGCTCACCATGCTCGCGTTTCTGCTCAAAGCCAGCGTCGCCGCACTGAAGAAGTTCCCAGACTTCAACGCGTCGCTCGATGCCTCGGGTGAGAACCTGATCTTGAAACAGTATTTCCACCTGGGTTTCGCGGCCGATACACCGAACGGCTTGGTCGTGCCGGTGATTCGTGATGTCGATCAGAAGGGCGTGCTGCAGATCGCTAAGGAAACGTCCGAACTCGCCGCCAAGGCACGTGATGGCAAACTCGGCCCTGCCGACATGCAAGGCGGTTGCTTCTCGATCTCGTCGCTCGGTGGCATTGGCGGCACGGCATTCACGCCGATCATCAATGCACCGGAAGTCGCGATTCTCGGGGTGTCGAAGTCGAGCCACAAGCCGCATTGGAATGGTTCGGCTTTTGAACCGAAACTGATGCTGCCGTTGTCGCTGAGCTACGACCATCGTGTCATCGACGGTGCCGCTGCCGCGCGCTTCACCGCGTATCTGGCACAGGTGCTGGCCGATTTCCGTCGCGTGATGCTGTAA
- a CDS encoding ECF-type sigma factor — translation MVNESLLEPDEISVQKVVEALASTRDLRPDRLSEWIREAQADLRRIAHSERVSVNASPTLSTTALISEAYLRFVHSDSQFNDRKHFFATATKAMRQILLDYARMQVAQKRGAGVEHESLDAALDTPSAQLKIDEILAVDKALEQLRLIMPRAAKVVELRYFGGLDDQEAGEALGVEESTVRRDWLKARAWLLMHLGGA, via the coding sequence GTGGTCAATGAGTCGTTGTTGGAACCGGACGAGATTTCGGTGCAGAAAGTGGTCGAGGCGCTGGCCTCGACGCGTGATTTGCGGCCGGATCGATTGTCCGAGTGGATTCGCGAGGCACAGGCCGATCTGCGGCGCATTGCCCATTCCGAACGCGTTTCGGTCAATGCCTCACCGACGCTGTCGACCACCGCTTTGATCAGCGAAGCCTATCTCCGCTTCGTCCACTCCGATTCGCAGTTCAACGATCGCAAGCACTTCTTTGCGACCGCGACCAAAGCGATGCGGCAAATCCTGCTTGACTATGCGCGTATGCAAGTGGCACAGAAGCGCGGCGCGGGGGTCGAGCATGAATCACTGGACGCCGCGCTCGACACACCGAGCGCGCAGCTGAAGATCGACGAGATTCTCGCGGTCGACAAAGCGTTGGAACAGCTCCGACTGATCATGCCGCGCGCCGCAAAAGTCGTGGAGTTGCGGTACTTCGGCGGTCTCGATGATCAGGAAGCCGGCGAGGCACTCGGCGTTGAGGAAAGCACGGTGCGCCGCGACTGGCTCAAGGCGCGCGCGTGGCTACTCATGCATCTGGGCGGTGCCTGA